The Cetobacterium somerae sequence CTTCTTTAAATACTTTATAATCTTCTAATCTTCTTTTTAGATCCTTTTCTTTTTCCTCTTCCTTTTCAACACTTAGTATAGATACTGCTTTTATCTCTAATAGTTCCGATGCAATTTCTAAAAACTCCACCTTTACACTTAAACTATCACTTTGTGCTTTCTCTATAAATTGAAGATATTCATCTATTATCTGAGATATTTTTATTTCAGATATTTTCATTTTCTTCTTTTCTATAAGATGTAGTAAAAGGTCTAAAGGGCCTTCAAAGTTATCTATTTTTAATACAATCTCCATCTGCTTTTACCCTTACCTTTTCTTTCCAATTTAAAACATCATTTTTTATTGTTTCTTTTAATTCATCCATTGAATTAAATTTTTTTTCTTGTCTTAAAAACTCTATTAAAGAAACATATATTCTTTTCCCATATATATCTTTATCAAAATCTAATATATGAACCTCAATACTTCTTTCATCAGGTTTCAATGTTGGATTTTTTCCTATATTAATAACTGCATGCCACCAATTTTGTTCACCTTCTATTTTAACTCTTCCTCCGTATATACCAAAAGGAGGATATATTTTATTTAATATTTTTAAATTTGCTGTAGGAAACCCCATTATTCTTCCTAACTTTCTTCCATGAACAACTTCACCAATAATTAAAAATGGTTGACCTAAACATCTATTAGCTATATCCAAATTCCCCGTTGCTAACATTTCTCTTATAAATGTTGAACTTATAATCTGCTCTTTAATTTTTACAGGCTCTATTATATTTACAAAAATTTTATATTGCTTTCCCAATTGTCTTAAATTTTCAACTGTACCTTTTCCTCCCTTTCCAAAAGAAAAGTTAAACCCTACATATATTTCCTTTGCTTTTAATAAATCTGCTAAAACTCTTTCTACAAATATCTGAGGGGTCATATTAGAAAATTCTTGAGTAAAAGGTTGAAGTATTAAATAGTCTACTCCTAAAGATTCTATTATATGAACTTTCTCTTCTAAAGAGCTAATTAATTTAGGTGCTTTTACTCTATTTGTTACTTCCATTGGATGATTTAAAAAAGTAAAAACAACTGATTCCCCACCAGTTTCTTTAGCTTTTTTTACGGCTTGAGAAATTAATTCTCTATGTCCCATATGAATTCCATCAAAAGCACCTATAGCTACATATGTATTTTCAAATTTTTCTTTAGTTAGCAAAATATCCTCTATTATTTTCATTGTACTCCCCTTATGCTTCCCTTTCTTTTTCTAAAAGTTCATTATGTATTTCTTCTAATCTCCTAAATCTATTTCTAATTCCAGATTTAGATATTCCTATCATCTCTGCTAACTCTTGTAATGAAGCCTCTGGATTTTCTAACCTTAAAAATGCTATCTCTTCCAAAACTGGACTCAATTCATTCAATCCAATTTTATATCCAATATAGTTTATCATTTTTACCTGTTTTCTAGCTGTATCCAAAGTTTTAGTTTCGTTGGCAACTTCCCAGTTCATCTCTCTAATAGTTTTATTTTTTAAATCTTTTATCATGGTTGTCTCTTCATAATTATAAAACTCTTTCATCGAACCAATTAAAACTATTATATCCATAATATCCTCTGCATTTCTCATATACACAAGAGGTTTATTTCTTTTTATTGTTTTATAAACTTTTTTTTCAAGTTTCACTAAAAGATTATATAACTCATCTGCTAATTCATCACTATCAACAAAAAAATCTAAAGCATACTCTTTTTCAGGAGATTTTATATAACCACATCCCAAAAACATCCCTCTTATAAATCCTTTTTCAACCTCTTCACTCACTTCATCTCCATTAGATGAATATTTTTCTAAACTTTCAATAAACTTTTTTATTCCAGGTTGTGATGGAATACTTATTACATAAGTGTTATGCTCTCCAAATTTTTTACTTTTAGAAAATTTTATAAAAATCTTTAAGTTTGTTAACTTTTTTAGCATAAAATAAATTCTTTCAGCTATCTCTTTATTTTCTAATTTCAACTCTATGCTGTTTTGATTAATAGCATGTTTTAATAAGAGTATCGCTCTTATCTCGGCGTATTTTTCATCTTCATTCAAGTCGCAACGATGAAGTATTTCATTTTTAACTTTATAAGTATACGACACAATCTCCTCCTACTTTGTTTCAGCCCAATTCTGTCCTATAGAGCTATTTACTTCTAATTTAACTTTAGAGAATTGAATACTTTCTCTCATTATTTTTTCTATTTTTTCCTTGTATTCTAAAACCTTTTCTTTTTCTACCTCAAATATCAATTCGTCATGAACTTGAAGCAACATATGTATATCTTCTTTATCTTTTAATAAGTCATATAAATTTATCATAACCTTTTTTAAAACTTCAGCAGCAGTTCCTTGAATCACTGTATTCACAGCCATTCTTTCTGCTTGATTTTTTATAACTCTATTTTTCGAGTTGATTCCTTCTATTATTCTTTTTCTCTTAAAATATGTCTCAACATATCCATGTTCTTCAGCATATTCAATTATCTCTTTCTCTAAATGTTTAACTGCTGGATACTGTTCAAAATATCTTGTTATATAATCTGAAGCTTCTTTTGGTGTTATTTTTAATTCTTGAGATAATCCAAAGGCTGTCTTACCATATATTATGCTAAAGTTCACTGTTTTAGCAGCATCTCTTTGCTCTCTTGTCACTAAAGCATCTTCTGATAAGTCAAAGATTTTTCTAGCTGTTAAGCTATGTAAATCTAAATTCTCAGAGTATGCTTCTATTAAATTTGTATCTTGTGATATTTCAGCTAAAACTCTTAATTCTATTTGAGAATAATCTATTCCCAATAAAACAGAGCCATCTTTGGCTATAAATCCTGCTCTTATTTTCATTCCCTCTTCAGTTCTCACTGGAATATTTTGAAGATTTGGGTCTGATGATGATAATCTTCCTGTTGCTGTACCTGTTTGATTAAAAGTTGTATGTAATCTATTATTTTCATCAACCATTTTTGGAAGAGGATCAACATAAGTTGATTTTAATTTACTTAATTTTCTAAACTCTAAAATAGATTTAGCTATTTCATACCCTTGTTCAGCCAATTTTTCTAAAACCTCACTGTCAGTTGAGAATCCTGTTTTAGTTTTTTTCACTGGGGGAATATTTAAATTAATAAATAAAACCTCACCTAATTGTTTAGGTGAATTAATATTAAATTCCCCTTCTGCTTCCTCATATATTTTTTTTGTTAACTCATCTATTCTACTTTCTAATTCTAAGCTATATTTAGAGAAATATTCTGGTGATATTTTTATTCCCTCAATTTCCATATCAGCTAATACTCTAATCAAAGGCATCTCTGTTTCTTTTAAAACATTATATAGATTATTATTTTCCAATTCTTTTACAAGCTCTGGGTAAGCAACAAGCATTCCCCTTGTTCTTTTTGTAAGAAACTTTCCATAATCTTCATCAGATATATCCTCTATTTTTGTTTTTCCAAAAACTTCACTATACTTTTCTACGTCCTCTTCTATAACATTTTTTAACATTACTTCAATCTCTTCTCTAGTTTGAGATGTTAATAAATGATAAGCTAACATTGTATCAAAATCCATATTTTTTACAAAATATCCATGTCTTAAAAAGTTTTTAAACCCATATGATATAAATTTATTATTTGAATTTAAAACTTCCTTAAAATAATTTTTACTTTCTTCATCTTTTAACGGCAAAAAGTAATCTTTATTTTTTAAAGATACTGCCGCACCTTTTTCTCCCCAATAAATAGATATTTCACTATCTGAGTTTAATTTTTCTTTTATTTTAATTCCTTCTAATACAAAAAATCCTTTTTCCTCAAGTATTTCAGGTGCCCCTTGAAAACTAAATAATCCTAGCTGCATTCCATTCTGTGAAACTGGTTGAGCTATTACTTGACTTTGTCCATCCTCTAAATTCATCTTTTTTATTAGAGATTTAAATTCTAATGTTTTAAAGAGTTCTAAAAGTTTTTTATCATCTTTTTTATACTCTAATTCATCTGCCTTTATACCTAAATTTAATAGTTCAATTGTTGCTAGCTCACGACTTATAAAAGCTAACTCCTTATCCTCAATTAGATTATTTACTAAAGATTTTCCTATTCCAGGAAGTTCAGTTAAAAAATCTATATTTTCATAAATTCCTTCTAAATTCCCATATTTCTCTAACATTGGAATAGCTTTTTTAGAACCAATTTTTCTTACTCCTGGAATTCCATCACTTGTATCTCCAATTAATCCAAATAAATCTGGAATCATTTTTGGTTTTACTCCTAGCTGTTCAATAACATCCTCTTCAGTAGATAGTATTTTCAATCCTCCACCATCACCTTTTCCTAAAAGAGCTATGTTCACATGCGAATCTAAAATCTGAGATAAATCTTTATCTCCTGTTATTATATAAGATTCAATACCCTCAGCTCCTAACTCTTTAGCCAAGCTTCCCAATACATCATCTGCCTCATATCCATCTATCTTAAATTTTTTTATTCCAAAACAATCTAAAAGCTCTTCTATTCTAGGTATTTGAGCCACTAAATCTTCTGGCGCAGCATCCCTTTGAGCTTTATATTCCTTATATATTTCACTTCTTTTTAAAGTGGCTCTTTTTACATCAAAAGCAGCCCCTATATAATCAGGATTTAATTGATTTATAATACTCATAAGAGTATTCACAAATCCATATACCGCTCCCGTTGGTTCGTTTTTAGTTCTAAAATTTAAATTTCCATAAAAAGCTCTATACATTATTGCACTCACATCTAATAAAACTGCTTTTTTCATTTTTTCCCCTTTCTATAATTTACATTTTTCATAATATTATACCATATTCAATACCTTAGTTAAAAAAATTATTTTATAAATAAATATTATTTTTTTTATTTTTCTGTTATAATCTCTGTGTATAAACTAAAATGTAGGAGGTATTTATGAATCTAGTTGTATTAATTGGACGTTTAACTAGAGATCCTGAACTTAAATTTGGTCAAAGCGGAAAAGCATACTCAAGATTTAGTTTAGCAGTTGATAGACCTTTTTCTAAAGGAGAAGCTGACTTTATTAACTGTGTTGCTTTTGGAAAAACAGCTGAACTTATCGGTGAATACTTAAGAAAAGGTAGAAAAGTTGCTGTTAACGGTAGACTTCAAATGAATAGATATGAGGTAAACGGAGAAAAAAGAACATCTTATGATGTACTTGTAGAAAGTATGGAATTTGTTGAAGGAAGAGGAGAATCATCTGCACCATCTGATTTTGCTCCAACACCATCTTATTCAGCACCTAAAGTTGCTGAGCAATCTTCTAACGATGACTTTGGTGGATCATCTTTTGATGAAGATGAGTTTCCATTCTAATAATTGAATAATATTTTAAACTACTAGGGGTGCCTTTTGGCTGAGATTTACCCTTAGAACCTGATCTAGTTAATACTAGCGTAGGGAAGTAGTTAATTATCACTTTTATTTTATAATTGTGGATATAAGCTATTTTCCTATTTTTTGGAAGATAGCTTTTTTTATTTATAAAAATTTTAATAGGAGGTTTTTTATGTTTTCAAAAGAATTATATAAAAATGCTAAAGAAATTTGGGATAGTTACTATTCTCATCCATTTGTAAAAGGTATTGGTGAAGGATCTCTAGAAAAAGATAAATTTAAATTTTATATTATTCAGGATTATATTTATCTTCTTGATTATGCAAAACTTTTTGCATTAGGTGTTATTAAAAGTAAAAATGAAAATGATATGAAAAAATTTGCCTCTCTTACAGATGGTATATTAAATTCTGAAATGGGTATACATCGAGTTTATATGAAAAAATTAGGAATTACTGAACAAGATATTATTTTAGAAAAACCAACTCTTGATAATACATCATATACTAGTTATATGCTTTCAGTTGCCCATTGTGGTGATATAAAAGAAATAGCAGTTGCAGCTCTTTCTTGTATGTGGAGTTATGAAATGATTGGACTAAAGTTAAAAGAAATTTACGGTTCTAATGATGACTTCTATGGGGAATGGATTGAATGTTACTCATCTTCTAGATACAAAGAATTAACTAACTGGAACATTGAACTTGTTGAAAAGTATTGTCAAAATATATCTGAAGAAGAAAAAGAACACTTAAAAACTATTTTTATTAATTGTAGTATTTATGAATATAAATTCTGGGATATGTCATATAAGGGGTCTTTTTAAAATGTACATACTTGAAGCAAAAAATCTAACTTTTAAATACGATAATCATAACTATATTTTGGATAATCTTTCTTTTAATATTCAAAAAAATGAACTAATTAGTATTGTGGGGGGAAGTGGTTGCGGAAAATCAACAATCATCAAAATATTGGCTGGAATCGAAAAAGATTTTAATGGTATTGTTCAACTAAAAAGTACATCCTATATGCCTCAATCTGACACTCTACTTCCTTGGAGAACTATTTTAGAGAATATTCTTTTACCTATCGAGATAAAAAAGGGAGATAAAAAAAAGGAAAGTGAAAAAGCTAAATCTCTTTTAAAAAGATTTAATTTATTAGAGTATTCAAATAATTATCCAAAAGAACTTTCAGGAGGAATGAAGCAACGTATTTCACTTATTCGGACACTTATGAGTGATAGTGATCTACTTCTTTTAGATGAGCCTTTTTCCGCTTTAGATGCTATTACGCGGGAAGATTTGCAAAATTGGCTTTTAAATACAGTTTCAATATTAAATAAAAGTATGATTTTTATTACTCATGATATTGATGAAGCAATTTTTCTTTCTCATAGAATTTTTGTTTGTCAAAAAAAGCCACTTTCAAAATTTAAAGAATTTTTTGTACCGAAAAATATAACTCTTGAAGAAAAGTTAAAATTACGAAAAGAAATTCTTTCTATTATTAAGGGAGATGATTTTTATGAAAAAAATTAATTTTTCCCTTCTCTCTTTATTTTCTTTTATTATATTATGGGAGATTGTAGGGAGATATATTAATAAAGGATATATCCTCCCTACTCCTTTAAATATACTAAAAAAAATTTGGATTCTTAAGGAAAGCCTTTTCTTTGTTCACTTACCGGCTACACTTAATATTGCAATTATTTCTTTAATTTTTACTATTTTATTAGGAATATTTTTAGCTATTTCTATGGATTTTAGTCATATAGTATACAGCTGTATTCATCCTTTAATTATAACTAGTCAAACTATTCCTATTACTGCTTTAGCACCTATTTTTATTCTATGGTTTGGCTACTCTATTTGGAGTAAAGTTATAGTTTCTGTAATTATATCTTTTTTTCCGGTTACAATAACTATATATAACGGCTTACAAAATATAGAAAAAGATGAGATTAATTATTTCAAGAGTCTCAACGCAAGTAAATCTCAAATTTTTTTTAAATTAAAACTACCTCGAGCTCTTCCCAGTTTTTTTTCTGCTCTTAAAATGAGCATTCCTCTTGTTTTAATCGGAGCAGCCATTGGTGAGTGGCTAGGTGCTACATCTGGTCTTGGATATTTTAGTAAAAGAATGATGTCTCAATTAGACGGTGCGGGAGTTTTTGCACCAATAGTTATAATCTCTTTACTTGCTATCGGTTTAGTGCAAATTATAAATATATTTGAAAATACAATATTACATTGGAGGAATAAATGAAAAAAATACTTACTATTTTAATAATGATTATTTTATTGGTTAGTTGTAAATCAAAAAAAGAAAATAATTTAAAAGAAGTTTCTATAATTTTAGATTGGTATCCTAATGCTGTTCACTCCTTTCTTTATACCGCTATTGAAAAAGGGTATTTTAAAGATGAAGGAATAAAACTAAATATAATTTATCCATCCTCACCTAGTGACTCTTTAACTTTGCCTGCTGCTAAAAAAGCAGATATAGGAATTTCCTATTTAAATAGTGTTATTATGGCAAGAGCTAATGAGAATGTTCCTATAAAATCATTCGGAGCAATACTTCAGAGATCTGTTAATACAGTTATCTCTTTAAAAGAAAAAAATATAACATCTCCAAAAGATTTTCAAAATAAAATTGCAGGTACTAGCGGTGGAGTTCTTTCAGAAACATATTTAAAATCAATGATGAAATCTCAAAATTTAGATCCTAACTCTTTAAAAATTACTGATGTAGGATTTGAACTTTTAACATCTATGATTACAAATCAAGTTGATTTTACAATTGGAAATATGATTAATCATGAAGTTCCTGTCATTAAAGAAAAGGGTATAGAAATAAACTATTTTTTAATTGACAACTTTGGAATACCTCAAGCATACGAGCTTGTCTTAGTCGCTAACGATGAGCTTTTAAATCAAAATAAAGAAACTTATACAAAAGTTCTAAAAGCTATGCAAAAAGGATTTGAAGATGTTAAGAATAATCCTCATGATTCTTTAAATCTTCTTCTTTCAAAACAAGCTGTTGATCAATTTCCACTAAGTGAAACTGTAGAAAAGGAAAGTTTGGAAATTTTATTACCAATAATGGAAACACCTCAAAAT is a genomic window containing:
- a CDS encoding bifunctional riboflavin kinase/FAD synthetase, with the translated sequence MKIIEDILLTKEKFENTYVAIGAFDGIHMGHRELISQAVKKAKETGGESVVFTFLNHPMEVTNRVKAPKLISSLEEKVHIIESLGVDYLILQPFTQEFSNMTPQIFVERVLADLLKAKEIYVGFNFSFGKGGKGTVENLRQLGKQYKIFVNIIEPVKIKEQIISSTFIREMLATGNLDIANRCLGQPFLIIGEVVHGRKLGRIMGFPTANLKILNKIYPPFGIYGGRVKIEGEQNWWHAVINIGKNPTLKPDERSIEVHILDFDKDIYGKRIYVSLIEFLRQEKKFNSMDELKETIKNDVLNWKEKVRVKADGDCIKNR
- the whiA gene encoding DNA-binding protein WhiA, whose translation is MSYTYKVKNEILHRCDLNEDEKYAEIRAILLLKHAINQNSIELKLENKEIAERIYFMLKKLTNLKIFIKFSKSKKFGEHNTYVISIPSQPGIKKFIESLEKYSSNGDEVSEEVEKGFIRGMFLGCGYIKSPEKEYALDFFVDSDELADELYNLLVKLEKKVYKTIKRNKPLVYMRNAEDIMDIIVLIGSMKEFYNYEETTMIKDLKNKTIREMNWEVANETKTLDTARKQVKMINYIGYKIGLNELSPVLEEIAFLRLENPEASLQELAEMIGISKSGIRNRFRRLEEIHNELLEKEREA
- the polA gene encoding DNA polymerase I → MKKAVLLDVSAIMYRAFYGNLNFRTKNEPTGAVYGFVNTLMSIINQLNPDYIGAAFDVKRATLKRSEIYKEYKAQRDAAPEDLVAQIPRIEELLDCFGIKKFKIDGYEADDVLGSLAKELGAEGIESYIITGDKDLSQILDSHVNIALLGKGDGGGLKILSTEEDVIEQLGVKPKMIPDLFGLIGDTSDGIPGVRKIGSKKAIPMLEKYGNLEGIYENIDFLTELPGIGKSLVNNLIEDKELAFISRELATIELLNLGIKADELEYKKDDKKLLELFKTLEFKSLIKKMNLEDGQSQVIAQPVSQNGMQLGLFSFQGAPEILEEKGFFVLEGIKIKEKLNSDSEISIYWGEKGAAVSLKNKDYFLPLKDEESKNYFKEVLNSNNKFISYGFKNFLRHGYFVKNMDFDTMLAYHLLTSQTREEIEVMLKNVIEEDVEKYSEVFGKTKIEDISDEDYGKFLTKRTRGMLVAYPELVKELENNNLYNVLKETEMPLIRVLADMEIEGIKISPEYFSKYSLELESRIDELTKKIYEEAEGEFNINSPKQLGEVLFINLNIPPVKKTKTGFSTDSEVLEKLAEQGYEIAKSILEFRKLSKLKSTYVDPLPKMVDENNRLHTTFNQTGTATGRLSSSDPNLQNIPVRTEEGMKIRAGFIAKDGSVLLGIDYSQIELRVLAEISQDTNLIEAYSENLDLHSLTARKIFDLSEDALVTREQRDAAKTVNFSIIYGKTAFGLSQELKITPKEASDYITRYFEQYPAVKHLEKEIIEYAEEHGYVETYFKRKRIIEGINSKNRVIKNQAERMAVNTVIQGTAAEVLKKVMINLYDLLKDKEDIHMLLQVHDELIFEVEKEKVLEYKEKIEKIMRESIQFSKVKLEVNSSIGQNWAETK
- a CDS encoding single-stranded DNA-binding protein; this encodes MNLVVLIGRLTRDPELKFGQSGKAYSRFSLAVDRPFSKGEADFINCVAFGKTAELIGEYLRKGRKVAVNGRLQMNRYEVNGEKRTSYDVLVESMEFVEGRGESSAPSDFAPTPSYSAPKVAEQSSNDDFGGSSFDEDEFPF
- the tenA gene encoding thiaminase II; the protein is MFSKELYKNAKEIWDSYYSHPFVKGIGEGSLEKDKFKFYIIQDYIYLLDYAKLFALGVIKSKNENDMKKFASLTDGILNSEMGIHRVYMKKLGITEQDIILEKPTLDNTSYTSYMLSVAHCGDIKEIAVAALSCMWSYEMIGLKLKEIYGSNDDFYGEWIECYSSSRYKELTNWNIELVEKYCQNISEEEKEHLKTIFINCSIYEYKFWDMSYKGSF
- a CDS encoding ATP-binding cassette domain-containing protein, whose product is MYILEAKNLTFKYDNHNYILDNLSFNIQKNELISIVGGSGCGKSTIIKILAGIEKDFNGIVQLKSTSYMPQSDTLLPWRTILENILLPIEIKKGDKKKESEKAKSLLKRFNLLEYSNNYPKELSGGMKQRISLIRTLMSDSDLLLLDEPFSALDAITREDLQNWLLNTVSILNKSMIFITHDIDEAIFLSHRIFVCQKKPLSKFKEFFVPKNITLEEKLKLRKEILSIIKGDDFYEKN
- a CDS encoding ABC transporter permease, whose amino-acid sequence is MKKINFSLLSLFSFIILWEIVGRYINKGYILPTPLNILKKIWILKESLFFVHLPATLNIAIISLIFTILLGIFLAISMDFSHIVYSCIHPLIITSQTIPITALAPIFILWFGYSIWSKVIVSVIISFFPVTITIYNGLQNIEKDEINYFKSLNASKSQIFFKLKLPRALPSFFSALKMSIPLVLIGAAIGEWLGATSGLGYFSKRMMSQLDGAGVFAPIVIISLLAIGLVQIINIFENTILHWRNK
- a CDS encoding ABC transporter substrate-binding protein is translated as MKKILTILIMIILLVSCKSKKENNLKEVSIILDWYPNAVHSFLYTAIEKGYFKDEGIKLNIIYPSSPSDSLTLPAAKKADIGISYLNSVIMARANENVPIKSFGAILQRSVNTVISLKEKNITSPKDFQNKIAGTSGGVLSETYLKSMMKSQNLDPNSLKITDVGFELLTSMITNQVDFTIGNMINHEVPVIKEKGIEINYFLIDNFGIPQAYELVLVANDELLNQNKETYTKVLKAMQKGFEDVKNNPHDSLNLLLSKQAVDQFPLSETVEKESLEILLPIMETPQNKFLTQTKKIWENNVNWLYENGIIQKKLPAENFIYQF